A genomic window from Quercus lobata isolate SW786 chromosome 10, ValleyOak3.0 Primary Assembly, whole genome shotgun sequence includes:
- the LOC115962978 gene encoding kinesin-like protein KIN-14C isoform X1: MKSTLDQFTKENEGFSSSNVAANGDISEQIVNNNDEGEAKQRAILLEWLNNTLPDLNLPLNASDEDLRMCLIDGTILCRILNMLRIGYVNEVGDSNQSTDLRTQKIKRFLAAMGNLGIPSFKESDLEKGSMKSVIDCLLTLRAQYKPTITTKSKSGSPRGSGSPRGTGSPRGQFSALTGEDRLKAVSESKLQRTSRSPIMSEPFAATVHSSGGHKFHEVFQVKPGRYADLPAAKISEMMKSNSLDHLLLQNAPTQSLLSVVNGILDESVERKNGEIPYRVACLLRKVVQEIERRISTQAEHLRTQNNLFKTREEKYQSRIRVLETLASGTSEESQIVMNQLQHIKTERTKMEEKKKFEEEDLVKLTKENENNNLEISTLKQELEVAKKAYELHCSQMDTQAKDAKTTLEERLKELEHLLEDSKNEMKKLESYSESKYQRWNQKEQIYLSNMEFQFGALQELRFAFTSIKQEIMKAQKSYSEEFNHLGVKLKVIADASENYNSVLAENRKLFNEIQELKGNIRVYCRIRPFLLGQREKQTIVDYIGEDGELVIANPSKPGKDSHRLFKFNKVFGLAATQEEIFSDIQPLIRSVLDGFNVCIFAYGQTGSGKTFTMTGPTGATKENWGVNYRALNDLFDISQSRRSALTYEMGVQMIEIYNEQVRDLLSTDSSQKKLGILTQLQPNGLAVPDASMQPVNSTSDVMEIMDVGLRNRAVGATALNERSSRSHSVVTVNVRGKDLKTGAALLGNLHLVDLAGSERVDRSEVTGDRLREAQHINKSLSALGDVIFALAQKSPHVPYRNSKLTQVLQSALGGQAKTLMFVQLNPDVNSYSESLSTLKFAERVSGVELGAARSNKEGRDVRELMEQVASLKSTIAKKDEEIEQLQLRKGLKSVHPGSNGEKRGTAMRYASSSPRRETVGGTTPPSQKPLGGKGLAMKSASDPDFYSEQSDKHSEDDFQNSMDDFKYQNELVRQSKVAGDTEIIGLGDADYDERSSDISDGGLSMGTDTDGSVESAFTSETTKRSDIPEKPKLKKLPPKVSRAPLKPGRTASPTTSKSKPSPKMSPKLLTFSTNVPFRF; this comes from the exons ATGAAATCCACATTGGATCAgtttacaaaagaaaatgaagggtTTAGCAGCTCAAATGTAGCAGCTAATGGGGATATTTCTGaacaaatagtaaataataatgACGAGGGTGAAG CTAAGCAGCGAGCAATATTATTGGAGTGGCTGAATAATACCCTCCCTGATCTAAACTTACCACTAAATGCTTCAGATGAAGACTTGAGAATGTGCTTGATTGATGGTACTATTTTGTGTCGGATCTTGAATATGCTGAGAATTGGTTATGTGAATGAG GTAGGTGATTCCAATCAGTCAACAGATTTGCgcacacaaaaaattaaaaggtttCTGGCAGCAATGGGAAACTTGGGGATTCCCAGCTTCAAGGAGTCAGACTTAGAGAAG GGCTCTATGAAGAGTGTTATTGATTGCCTTTTAACACTTAGAGCACAATATAAGCCAACTATCACTACAAAATCTAAATCTGGAAGCCCTCGTGGAAGTGGATCTCCACGTGGAACTGGATCTCCACGTGGACAATTTTCTGCTTTGACTGGAGAAGATAGATTGAAGGCTGTCTCTGAGTCTAAACTTCAACGTACTTCGCGTAGTCCTATCATGTCAG AGCCATTTGCTGCAACAGTACATAGTAGTGGAGGACATAAGTTCCATGAAGTGTTTCAAGTCAAACCAGGACGATATGCAGACCTTCCTGCTGCAAAAATTTCAGAGATGATGAAATCAAACAGTCTAGAT CATCTCTTGTTGCAGAATGCCCCAACTCAATCACTTTTGAGCGTTGTGAATGGAATTCTGGATGAAAGCGTTGAAAGAAAGAATGGTGAAATACCTTAT CGTGTGGCATGCCTTTTGAGGAAAGTTGTGCAGGAGATTGAGCGACGCATATCAACCCAAGCAGAACACTTAAGAACT caaaataatctttttaagaCTCGTGAAGAGAAATACCAGTCTAGGATCAGAGTACTTGAAACCCTTGCATCAGGGACTAGTGAAGAGAGCCAG ATTGTTATGAACCAGCTTCAGCATATAAAG ACAGAGAGGACcaaaatggaagaaaagaagaaatttgaGGAGGAAGATTTGGTTAAATTGACGAAAGAGAATGAGAACAACAATCTTGAAATTTCAACATTGAAGCAAGAACTTGAAGTAGCCAAAAAGGCATATGAATTGCACTGCTCGCAAATGGACACACAAGCTAAGGATGCTAAAACAACTCTTGAGGAGAGATTAAAAGAACTTGAGCACCTTTTAGAAGATTCTAAAAATGAGATGAAAAAGCTTGAGTCATACTCTGAATCAAAATATCAGAGATGGAACCAGAAAGAGCAAATCTACCTAAGCAATATGGAATTTCAGTTTGGTGCACTACAG GAATTGAGGTTCGCTTTTACATCCATTAAACAAGAAATTATGAAAGCACAAAAGAGCTATTCCGAGGAATTTAATCACCTGG GAGTAAAGCTCAAAGTAATAGCAGATGCGTCTGAAAACTATAATTCAGTTCTTGCTGAAAACAGGAAGTTGTTTAATGAGATTCAAGAATTAAAAG GAAATATTAGAGTGTATTGTCGGATAAGGCCTTTTCTTCTTGGACAAAGAGAAAAACAGACGATCGTAGATTATATTGGTGAAGATGGAGAGTTGGTTATAGCAAATCCCTCAAAGCCAGGGAAAGACAGCCATCGATTGTTTAAGTTTAATAAGGTCTTTGGTCTGGCTGCAACTCAAG AGGAGATATTTTCTGACATCCAACCTTTGATACGATCGGTACTTGATGGCTTTAACGTATGTATATTTGCTTATGGTCAAACTGGTTCAGGAAAAACTTTCACAATG ACTGGCCCAACTGGAGCAACTAAAGAGAATTGGGGGGTCAATTATCGAGCGCTCAATGACCTTTTTGATATCTCTCAAAGTAGAAGAAGTGCCCTTACATATGAAATGGGGGTTCAAATGATTGAGATATATAATGAACAAGTACGCGATTTACTATCAACTGATAGTTCTCAAAAGAA ACTTGGGATTTTGACACAATTGCAACCCAATGGGTTAGCTGTACCCGATGCTAGCATGCAACCTGTAAATTCAACCTCTGATGTAATGGAAATAATGGATGTGGGACTTAGGAACAGAGCTGTCGGTGCCACTGCCCTGAATGAAAGAAGTAGCCGGTCTCACAG TGTTGTCACTGTTAATGTTCGTGGGAAGGATTTGAAGACTGGTGCTGCTTTGCTTGGTAATCTTCATTTGGTAGATCTTGCAGGAAGTGAAAGGGTAGATCGTTCTGAGGTAACTGGAGATAGACTCAGGGAAGCACAACatataaacaaatcactatCCGCCCTTGGAGATGTCATTTTTGCTCTTGCTCAAAAGAGCCCTCATGTACCTTACCGAAATAGCAAGCTTACTCAAGTCCTACAAAGCGCTCTGG GTGGTCAAGCAAAAACTCTTATGTTTGTGCAACTTAATCCTGATGTGAATTCATATTCTGAAAGTCTAAGCACTTTGAAGTTTGCTGAGAGGGTTTCTGGAGTTGAGTTAGGTGCTGCACGGAGCAACAAAGAGGGTAGGGATGTCAGGGAATTAATGGAACAG GTGGCTTCTCTCAAAAGCACTATTGCTAAAAAAGATGAGGAGATTGAGCAGTTGCAATTGCGTAAAGGTTTAAAAAGTGTGCATCCTGGTTCCAATGGTGAAAAGCGTGGGACAGCTATGAGGTATGCATCTTCCTCTCCAAGAAGAGAAACTGTAGGTGGGACTACTCCGCCAAGCCAAAAGCCATTGGGTGGGAAAGGACTTGCTATGAAATCAGCTTCTGATCCAGACTTTTATTCAGAACAAAGTGATAAGCATTCTGAAGATGATTTTCAGAATTCAATGGATGACTTTAAATACCAGAATGAACTTGTCAGGCAATCAAAGGTTGCCGGAGACACTGAGATCATAGGACTTGGAGATGCAGATTATGATGAGAGATCAAGTGACATATCTGATGGTGGTCTTTCTATGGGAACAGATACTGATGGATCTGTTGAAAGTGCTTTTACATCTGAAACCACAAAACGGTCAGATATTCCGGAGaa gcctaaattaaaaaaattgccaCCTAAAGTTTCTCGAGCCCCATTGAAACCAGGGCGAACTGCATCACCTACAACTTCAAAATCAAAGCCCTCTCCAAAGATGTCACCAA AGTTACTTACATTCTCCACAAATGTGCCATTcagattttaa
- the LOC115962978 gene encoding kinesin-like protein KIN-14C isoform X2 produces MKSTLDQFTKENEGFSSSNVAANGDISEQIVNNNDEGEAKQRAILLEWLNNTLPDLNLPLNASDEDLRMCLIDGTILCRILNMLRIGYVNEVGDSNQSTDLRTQKIKRFLAAMGNLGIPSFKESDLEKGSMKSVIDCLLTLRAQYKPTITTKSKSGSPRGSGSPRGTGSPRGQFSALTGEDRLKAVSESKLQRTSRSPIMSEPFAATVHSSGGHKFHEVFQVKPGRYADLPAAKISEMMKSNSLDNAPTQSLLSVVNGILDESVERKNGEIPYRVACLLRKVVQEIERRISTQAEHLRTQNNLFKTREEKYQSRIRVLETLASGTSEESQIVMNQLQHIKTERTKMEEKKKFEEEDLVKLTKENENNNLEISTLKQELEVAKKAYELHCSQMDTQAKDAKTTLEERLKELEHLLEDSKNEMKKLESYSESKYQRWNQKEQIYLSNMEFQFGALQELRFAFTSIKQEIMKAQKSYSEEFNHLGVKLKVIADASENYNSVLAENRKLFNEIQELKGNIRVYCRIRPFLLGQREKQTIVDYIGEDGELVIANPSKPGKDSHRLFKFNKVFGLAATQEEIFSDIQPLIRSVLDGFNVCIFAYGQTGSGKTFTMTGPTGATKENWGVNYRALNDLFDISQSRRSALTYEMGVQMIEIYNEQVRDLLSTDSSQKKLGILTQLQPNGLAVPDASMQPVNSTSDVMEIMDVGLRNRAVGATALNERSSRSHSVVTVNVRGKDLKTGAALLGNLHLVDLAGSERVDRSEVTGDRLREAQHINKSLSALGDVIFALAQKSPHVPYRNSKLTQVLQSALGGQAKTLMFVQLNPDVNSYSESLSTLKFAERVSGVELGAARSNKEGRDVRELMEQVASLKSTIAKKDEEIEQLQLRKGLKSVHPGSNGEKRGTAMRYASSSPRRETVGGTTPPSQKPLGGKGLAMKSASDPDFYSEQSDKHSEDDFQNSMDDFKYQNELVRQSKVAGDTEIIGLGDADYDERSSDISDGGLSMGTDTDGSVESAFTSETTKRSDIPEKPKLKKLPPKVSRAPLKPGRTASPTTSKSKPSPKMSPKLLTFSTNVPFRF; encoded by the exons ATGAAATCCACATTGGATCAgtttacaaaagaaaatgaagggtTTAGCAGCTCAAATGTAGCAGCTAATGGGGATATTTCTGaacaaatagtaaataataatgACGAGGGTGAAG CTAAGCAGCGAGCAATATTATTGGAGTGGCTGAATAATACCCTCCCTGATCTAAACTTACCACTAAATGCTTCAGATGAAGACTTGAGAATGTGCTTGATTGATGGTACTATTTTGTGTCGGATCTTGAATATGCTGAGAATTGGTTATGTGAATGAG GTAGGTGATTCCAATCAGTCAACAGATTTGCgcacacaaaaaattaaaaggtttCTGGCAGCAATGGGAAACTTGGGGATTCCCAGCTTCAAGGAGTCAGACTTAGAGAAG GGCTCTATGAAGAGTGTTATTGATTGCCTTTTAACACTTAGAGCACAATATAAGCCAACTATCACTACAAAATCTAAATCTGGAAGCCCTCGTGGAAGTGGATCTCCACGTGGAACTGGATCTCCACGTGGACAATTTTCTGCTTTGACTGGAGAAGATAGATTGAAGGCTGTCTCTGAGTCTAAACTTCAACGTACTTCGCGTAGTCCTATCATGTCAG AGCCATTTGCTGCAACAGTACATAGTAGTGGAGGACATAAGTTCCATGAAGTGTTTCAAGTCAAACCAGGACGATATGCAGACCTTCCTGCTGCAAAAATTTCAGAGATGATGAAATCAAACAGTCTAGAT AATGCCCCAACTCAATCACTTTTGAGCGTTGTGAATGGAATTCTGGATGAAAGCGTTGAAAGAAAGAATGGTGAAATACCTTAT CGTGTGGCATGCCTTTTGAGGAAAGTTGTGCAGGAGATTGAGCGACGCATATCAACCCAAGCAGAACACTTAAGAACT caaaataatctttttaagaCTCGTGAAGAGAAATACCAGTCTAGGATCAGAGTACTTGAAACCCTTGCATCAGGGACTAGTGAAGAGAGCCAG ATTGTTATGAACCAGCTTCAGCATATAAAG ACAGAGAGGACcaaaatggaagaaaagaagaaatttgaGGAGGAAGATTTGGTTAAATTGACGAAAGAGAATGAGAACAACAATCTTGAAATTTCAACATTGAAGCAAGAACTTGAAGTAGCCAAAAAGGCATATGAATTGCACTGCTCGCAAATGGACACACAAGCTAAGGATGCTAAAACAACTCTTGAGGAGAGATTAAAAGAACTTGAGCACCTTTTAGAAGATTCTAAAAATGAGATGAAAAAGCTTGAGTCATACTCTGAATCAAAATATCAGAGATGGAACCAGAAAGAGCAAATCTACCTAAGCAATATGGAATTTCAGTTTGGTGCACTACAG GAATTGAGGTTCGCTTTTACATCCATTAAACAAGAAATTATGAAAGCACAAAAGAGCTATTCCGAGGAATTTAATCACCTGG GAGTAAAGCTCAAAGTAATAGCAGATGCGTCTGAAAACTATAATTCAGTTCTTGCTGAAAACAGGAAGTTGTTTAATGAGATTCAAGAATTAAAAG GAAATATTAGAGTGTATTGTCGGATAAGGCCTTTTCTTCTTGGACAAAGAGAAAAACAGACGATCGTAGATTATATTGGTGAAGATGGAGAGTTGGTTATAGCAAATCCCTCAAAGCCAGGGAAAGACAGCCATCGATTGTTTAAGTTTAATAAGGTCTTTGGTCTGGCTGCAACTCAAG AGGAGATATTTTCTGACATCCAACCTTTGATACGATCGGTACTTGATGGCTTTAACGTATGTATATTTGCTTATGGTCAAACTGGTTCAGGAAAAACTTTCACAATG ACTGGCCCAACTGGAGCAACTAAAGAGAATTGGGGGGTCAATTATCGAGCGCTCAATGACCTTTTTGATATCTCTCAAAGTAGAAGAAGTGCCCTTACATATGAAATGGGGGTTCAAATGATTGAGATATATAATGAACAAGTACGCGATTTACTATCAACTGATAGTTCTCAAAAGAA ACTTGGGATTTTGACACAATTGCAACCCAATGGGTTAGCTGTACCCGATGCTAGCATGCAACCTGTAAATTCAACCTCTGATGTAATGGAAATAATGGATGTGGGACTTAGGAACAGAGCTGTCGGTGCCACTGCCCTGAATGAAAGAAGTAGCCGGTCTCACAG TGTTGTCACTGTTAATGTTCGTGGGAAGGATTTGAAGACTGGTGCTGCTTTGCTTGGTAATCTTCATTTGGTAGATCTTGCAGGAAGTGAAAGGGTAGATCGTTCTGAGGTAACTGGAGATAGACTCAGGGAAGCACAACatataaacaaatcactatCCGCCCTTGGAGATGTCATTTTTGCTCTTGCTCAAAAGAGCCCTCATGTACCTTACCGAAATAGCAAGCTTACTCAAGTCCTACAAAGCGCTCTGG GTGGTCAAGCAAAAACTCTTATGTTTGTGCAACTTAATCCTGATGTGAATTCATATTCTGAAAGTCTAAGCACTTTGAAGTTTGCTGAGAGGGTTTCTGGAGTTGAGTTAGGTGCTGCACGGAGCAACAAAGAGGGTAGGGATGTCAGGGAATTAATGGAACAG GTGGCTTCTCTCAAAAGCACTATTGCTAAAAAAGATGAGGAGATTGAGCAGTTGCAATTGCGTAAAGGTTTAAAAAGTGTGCATCCTGGTTCCAATGGTGAAAAGCGTGGGACAGCTATGAGGTATGCATCTTCCTCTCCAAGAAGAGAAACTGTAGGTGGGACTACTCCGCCAAGCCAAAAGCCATTGGGTGGGAAAGGACTTGCTATGAAATCAGCTTCTGATCCAGACTTTTATTCAGAACAAAGTGATAAGCATTCTGAAGATGATTTTCAGAATTCAATGGATGACTTTAAATACCAGAATGAACTTGTCAGGCAATCAAAGGTTGCCGGAGACACTGAGATCATAGGACTTGGAGATGCAGATTATGATGAGAGATCAAGTGACATATCTGATGGTGGTCTTTCTATGGGAACAGATACTGATGGATCTGTTGAAAGTGCTTTTACATCTGAAACCACAAAACGGTCAGATATTCCGGAGaa gcctaaattaaaaaaattgccaCCTAAAGTTTCTCGAGCCCCATTGAAACCAGGGCGAACTGCATCACCTACAACTTCAAAATCAAAGCCCTCTCCAAAGATGTCACCAA AGTTACTTACATTCTCCACAAATGTGCCATTcagattttaa
- the LOC115962978 gene encoding kinesin-like protein KIN-14J isoform X3, which produces MVGDSNQSTDLRTQKIKRFLAAMGNLGIPSFKESDLEKGSMKSVIDCLLTLRAQYKPTITTKSKSGSPRGSGSPRGTGSPRGQFSALTGEDRLKAVSESKLQRTSRSPIMSEPFAATVHSSGGHKFHEVFQVKPGRYADLPAAKISEMMKSNSLDHLLLQNAPTQSLLSVVNGILDESVERKNGEIPYRVACLLRKVVQEIERRISTQAEHLRTQNNLFKTREEKYQSRIRVLETLASGTSEESQIVMNQLQHIKTERTKMEEKKKFEEEDLVKLTKENENNNLEISTLKQELEVAKKAYELHCSQMDTQAKDAKTTLEERLKELEHLLEDSKNEMKKLESYSESKYQRWNQKEQIYLSNMEFQFGALQELRFAFTSIKQEIMKAQKSYSEEFNHLGVKLKVIADASENYNSVLAENRKLFNEIQELKGNIRVYCRIRPFLLGQREKQTIVDYIGEDGELVIANPSKPGKDSHRLFKFNKVFGLAATQEEIFSDIQPLIRSVLDGFNVCIFAYGQTGSGKTFTMTGPTGATKENWGVNYRALNDLFDISQSRRSALTYEMGVQMIEIYNEQVRDLLSTDSSQKKLGILTQLQPNGLAVPDASMQPVNSTSDVMEIMDVGLRNRAVGATALNERSSRSHSVVTVNVRGKDLKTGAALLGNLHLVDLAGSERVDRSEVTGDRLREAQHINKSLSALGDVIFALAQKSPHVPYRNSKLTQVLQSALGGQAKTLMFVQLNPDVNSYSESLSTLKFAERVSGVELGAARSNKEGRDVRELMEQVASLKSTIAKKDEEIEQLQLRKGLKSVHPGSNGEKRGTAMRYASSSPRRETVGGTTPPSQKPLGGKGLAMKSASDPDFYSEQSDKHSEDDFQNSMDDFKYQNELVRQSKVAGDTEIIGLGDADYDERSSDISDGGLSMGTDTDGSVESAFTSETTKRSDIPEKPKLKKLPPKVSRAPLKPGRTASPTTSKSKPSPKMSPKLLTFSTNVPFRF; this is translated from the exons ATG GTAGGTGATTCCAATCAGTCAACAGATTTGCgcacacaaaaaattaaaaggtttCTGGCAGCAATGGGAAACTTGGGGATTCCCAGCTTCAAGGAGTCAGACTTAGAGAAG GGCTCTATGAAGAGTGTTATTGATTGCCTTTTAACACTTAGAGCACAATATAAGCCAACTATCACTACAAAATCTAAATCTGGAAGCCCTCGTGGAAGTGGATCTCCACGTGGAACTGGATCTCCACGTGGACAATTTTCTGCTTTGACTGGAGAAGATAGATTGAAGGCTGTCTCTGAGTCTAAACTTCAACGTACTTCGCGTAGTCCTATCATGTCAG AGCCATTTGCTGCAACAGTACATAGTAGTGGAGGACATAAGTTCCATGAAGTGTTTCAAGTCAAACCAGGACGATATGCAGACCTTCCTGCTGCAAAAATTTCAGAGATGATGAAATCAAACAGTCTAGAT CATCTCTTGTTGCAGAATGCCCCAACTCAATCACTTTTGAGCGTTGTGAATGGAATTCTGGATGAAAGCGTTGAAAGAAAGAATGGTGAAATACCTTAT CGTGTGGCATGCCTTTTGAGGAAAGTTGTGCAGGAGATTGAGCGACGCATATCAACCCAAGCAGAACACTTAAGAACT caaaataatctttttaagaCTCGTGAAGAGAAATACCAGTCTAGGATCAGAGTACTTGAAACCCTTGCATCAGGGACTAGTGAAGAGAGCCAG ATTGTTATGAACCAGCTTCAGCATATAAAG ACAGAGAGGACcaaaatggaagaaaagaagaaatttgaGGAGGAAGATTTGGTTAAATTGACGAAAGAGAATGAGAACAACAATCTTGAAATTTCAACATTGAAGCAAGAACTTGAAGTAGCCAAAAAGGCATATGAATTGCACTGCTCGCAAATGGACACACAAGCTAAGGATGCTAAAACAACTCTTGAGGAGAGATTAAAAGAACTTGAGCACCTTTTAGAAGATTCTAAAAATGAGATGAAAAAGCTTGAGTCATACTCTGAATCAAAATATCAGAGATGGAACCAGAAAGAGCAAATCTACCTAAGCAATATGGAATTTCAGTTTGGTGCACTACAG GAATTGAGGTTCGCTTTTACATCCATTAAACAAGAAATTATGAAAGCACAAAAGAGCTATTCCGAGGAATTTAATCACCTGG GAGTAAAGCTCAAAGTAATAGCAGATGCGTCTGAAAACTATAATTCAGTTCTTGCTGAAAACAGGAAGTTGTTTAATGAGATTCAAGAATTAAAAG GAAATATTAGAGTGTATTGTCGGATAAGGCCTTTTCTTCTTGGACAAAGAGAAAAACAGACGATCGTAGATTATATTGGTGAAGATGGAGAGTTGGTTATAGCAAATCCCTCAAAGCCAGGGAAAGACAGCCATCGATTGTTTAAGTTTAATAAGGTCTTTGGTCTGGCTGCAACTCAAG AGGAGATATTTTCTGACATCCAACCTTTGATACGATCGGTACTTGATGGCTTTAACGTATGTATATTTGCTTATGGTCAAACTGGTTCAGGAAAAACTTTCACAATG ACTGGCCCAACTGGAGCAACTAAAGAGAATTGGGGGGTCAATTATCGAGCGCTCAATGACCTTTTTGATATCTCTCAAAGTAGAAGAAGTGCCCTTACATATGAAATGGGGGTTCAAATGATTGAGATATATAATGAACAAGTACGCGATTTACTATCAACTGATAGTTCTCAAAAGAA ACTTGGGATTTTGACACAATTGCAACCCAATGGGTTAGCTGTACCCGATGCTAGCATGCAACCTGTAAATTCAACCTCTGATGTAATGGAAATAATGGATGTGGGACTTAGGAACAGAGCTGTCGGTGCCACTGCCCTGAATGAAAGAAGTAGCCGGTCTCACAG TGTTGTCACTGTTAATGTTCGTGGGAAGGATTTGAAGACTGGTGCTGCTTTGCTTGGTAATCTTCATTTGGTAGATCTTGCAGGAAGTGAAAGGGTAGATCGTTCTGAGGTAACTGGAGATAGACTCAGGGAAGCACAACatataaacaaatcactatCCGCCCTTGGAGATGTCATTTTTGCTCTTGCTCAAAAGAGCCCTCATGTACCTTACCGAAATAGCAAGCTTACTCAAGTCCTACAAAGCGCTCTGG GTGGTCAAGCAAAAACTCTTATGTTTGTGCAACTTAATCCTGATGTGAATTCATATTCTGAAAGTCTAAGCACTTTGAAGTTTGCTGAGAGGGTTTCTGGAGTTGAGTTAGGTGCTGCACGGAGCAACAAAGAGGGTAGGGATGTCAGGGAATTAATGGAACAG GTGGCTTCTCTCAAAAGCACTATTGCTAAAAAAGATGAGGAGATTGAGCAGTTGCAATTGCGTAAAGGTTTAAAAAGTGTGCATCCTGGTTCCAATGGTGAAAAGCGTGGGACAGCTATGAGGTATGCATCTTCCTCTCCAAGAAGAGAAACTGTAGGTGGGACTACTCCGCCAAGCCAAAAGCCATTGGGTGGGAAAGGACTTGCTATGAAATCAGCTTCTGATCCAGACTTTTATTCAGAACAAAGTGATAAGCATTCTGAAGATGATTTTCAGAATTCAATGGATGACTTTAAATACCAGAATGAACTTGTCAGGCAATCAAAGGTTGCCGGAGACACTGAGATCATAGGACTTGGAGATGCAGATTATGATGAGAGATCAAGTGACATATCTGATGGTGGTCTTTCTATGGGAACAGATACTGATGGATCTGTTGAAAGTGCTTTTACATCTGAAACCACAAAACGGTCAGATATTCCGGAGaa gcctaaattaaaaaaattgccaCCTAAAGTTTCTCGAGCCCCATTGAAACCAGGGCGAACTGCATCACCTACAACTTCAAAATCAAAGCCCTCTCCAAAGATGTCACCAA AGTTACTTACATTCTCCACAAATGTGCCATTcagattttaa